The following proteins are co-located in the Siansivirga zeaxanthinifaciens CC-SAMT-1 genome:
- a CDS encoding T9SS type A sorting domain-containing protein has protein sequence MKPKFYIFFLVCFQIQNAFPQVTLEADGSGVIATYTLIRNVLGSNAIETPDLNGDKPATHTIFGNHITEAFDNDLGKNVFNFLIHLTPDNDTSTGASDRQRLEIKTYASSPDNLKGTVGETVQYKWKFKIPTGFVPSPNFTHIHQLKAVGGDDGNPIFAITLRKSAALGATSKLELNYYPPGTSSATKLRNLEMSLFEGHWVEVVETVTYGDASTSSYDLSIKKISDNSILTTYNSNSLITFRANNTFVRPKWGIYRSIATPTGMKDETLFFADFSIEEIVALSVNDPEYNQNDIRIVPNPANNQIFIIESTLYSFNNIYIYDHLGRFLNVLKPISNSIDVSNLKSGIYYLKFNNDNSTFITKKLIIQ, from the coding sequence ATGAAACCTAAATTTTATATATTTTTTCTTGTTTGCTTTCAAATTCAAAACGCTTTTCCACAAGTTACCTTGGAGGCCGATGGTTCTGGTGTTATAGCAACCTATACTTTAATTAGAAATGTTTTAGGAAGTAATGCTATAGAAACACCAGATTTAAACGGAGATAAACCAGCAACACATACTATTTTTGGCAATCATATTACTGAAGCTTTTGATAACGATTTAGGAAAAAATGTTTTTAATTTTTTAATACATCTTACACCAGATAATGATACTTCTACTGGGGCTTCAGACAGACAAAGATTAGAAATTAAAACCTATGCCAGTTCACCAGATAACTTAAAAGGTACGGTTGGTGAGACAGTTCAATATAAATGGAAGTTTAAAATTCCAACTGGTTTTGTACCCTCGCCAAATTTTACTCATATACACCAATTAAAGGCTGTGGGTGGCGATGATGGTAATCCTATTTTCGCTATAACATTACGTAAATCGGCAGCACTAGGAGCAACGAGTAAATTAGAACTTAACTACTATCCACCAGGAACTTCATCGGCTACTAAACTTCGAAATTTAGAAATGTCACTATTTGAAGGGCATTGGGTAGAAGTTGTCGAAACCGTTACTTATGGTGATGCATCAACAAGTTCCTATGATTTAAGTATAAAAAAAATAAGTGATAATTCTATTTTAACAACTTACAATAGCAACTCACTTATTACCTTCAGGGCTAACAATACTTTTGTAAGACCTAAATGGGGAATTTATAGAAGTATTGCAACACCTACAGGTATGAAAGACGAAACTCTTTTTTTTGCCGATTTCAGCATTGAAGAAATAGTCGCTTTATCGGTAAATGATCCCGAATACAATCAAAATGACATTAGAATAGTACCTAATCCAGCTAACAACCAAATATTCATAATCGAATCTACACTGTATAGTTTTAACAATATATACATCTATGATCATTTAGGACGTTTTTTAAATGTTTTAAAACCTATTTCTAATTCTATAGACGTATCAAATTTAAAATCAGGTATTTATTATCTTAAATTTAATAATGATAATTCCACTTTTATAACTAAGAAATTAATAATCCAATAA
- a CDS encoding helix-turn-helix transcriptional regulator codes for MNRIKEVLAEKGIKQTWLAEKLGKSYNMVNSYVQNRQQPKLEVLYEIAEILKVNVKDLLESKPKKK; via the coding sequence ATGAATCGCATTAAAGAGGTATTAGCCGAAAAGGGAATTAAACAAACATGGTTAGCTGAAAAGTTAGGCAAAAGCTACAACATGGTTAATTCCTATGTTCAAAATAGGCAACAACCCAAATTGGAGGTGCTTTATGAGATAGCGGAAATATTAAAAGTGAATGTTAAAGATTTATTAGAATCAAAACCTAAAAAGAAATAG
- a CDS encoding chondroitinase-B domain-containing protein, whose amino-acid sequence MKKITTCFLLSILFLGLLRVEAQLVSNITALNAAIASAVPGSTIILANGTWTNVQLQFAKNGTAHNPITIKAETIGGVFIEGKSYIRMGGSYIYVEGLIFQNPSGLDTNRPVIEFRGSSTDCNNCKVSNIKIDSYNGNEAQKSNTYKWVLIEGQHNEISYCSFIGKYGVGSIINDNRNTNTPDYTKIHHNYFADRTPIREVNEDNDQDAIRIGNSGTSQFDSFTQVYDNYFYNFVGEIEIISNKSGSNKYYNNTFEDYSGSLTLRHGKNCEVYNNFFLAKGRSFSGGIRMMDENHKVYNNYIQGTVAKYPNNSSTNGLAGINIHNGILNSALNGYYQVKNAIIVNNTFVNCDLGIRVGATFSAGTQNQPPQDVVISNNIMYENTNRAIQVTTQLIGTSSKYVNNIKQNGTFDSFGSVSATGNINVTSGLLTSGTYFYNITNGSPAINYGVGNYTFLTEDILGGIRSSNFDAGAEEFNAGGTRLPYKQSDVGVIVGFGGSPTLSVSQSSLDTQYLKIYPNPVNGNFLNISLKNKALGRIYILDMMGKIVMESVIENNTGSIDVSDLYKGIYALRVQGDTKLFVK is encoded by the coding sequence ATGAAAAAAATTACTACTTGTTTTTTGTTATCTATATTATTTTTAGGATTACTAAGGGTGGAGGCACAATTGGTATCAAATATTACAGCTTTAAACGCAGCTATAGCATCAGCGGTTCCTGGATCAACTATTATATTGGCCAATGGAACATGGACCAATGTTCAATTGCAATTTGCTAAAAATGGAACTGCTCATAATCCTATTACAATAAAAGCAGAAACAATAGGAGGTGTATTTATTGAGGGTAAATCTTATATTAGGATGGGAGGTTCATACATATATGTTGAAGGGCTTATTTTTCAGAATCCTTCTGGTTTAGATACTAACCGTCCTGTAATTGAATTTAGAGGTTCTAGTACAGATTGTAATAATTGTAAAGTGTCAAATATCAAGATTGATAGTTACAATGGTAACGAAGCACAAAAATCTAATACTTATAAGTGGGTCCTCATAGAAGGACAACATAATGAAATAAGTTATTGTTCATTTATTGGAAAGTATGGTGTTGGAAGCATTATAAATGATAATAGAAATACGAATACACCAGATTACACAAAAATACATCATAATTATTTTGCAGACAGAACACCAATTAGAGAAGTTAATGAAGATAATGACCAAGACGCTATTAGAATAGGAAATAGCGGGACTTCTCAATTCGACTCTTTTACACAAGTATATGATAATTACTTTTATAATTTTGTTGGCGAAATTGAAATAATTTCTAACAAAAGCGGAAGCAATAAATACTACAATAATACTTTCGAAGATTATTCAGGGTCTTTAACTTTAAGACATGGAAAAAATTGTGAAGTTTACAATAACTTTTTCTTAGCAAAGGGACGCTCATTTAGCGGAGGTATTCGAATGATGGATGAAAACCACAAAGTTTACAATAATTATATTCAAGGTACCGTAGCTAAATATCCAAACAATTCCTCTACTAATGGACTTGCAGGTATTAATATTCATAATGGCATATTAAATAGTGCCTTAAATGGATATTATCAAGTAAAAAATGCGATTATTGTTAATAATACTTTTGTTAATTGCGATTTAGGTATTAGGGTTGGAGCAACATTTAGTGCTGGTACTCAAAACCAGCCACCACAAGATGTTGTAATTAGTAATAATATCATGTATGAAAACACTAACCGAGCAATACAGGTTACCACACAATTAATAGGAACATCTTCTAAGTATGTGAATAATATAAAACAAAACGGCACATTCGATTCTTTTGGTTCAGTATCTGCCACCGGAAATATAAATGTAACTTCTGGGCTTTTAACTTCGGGAACATATTTTTATAATATTACAAATGGAAGTCCAGCTATTAATTATGGTGTGGGCAACTACACCTTTCTAACCGAAGATATTCTTGGTGGCATAAGATCGTCTAACTTTGATGCTGGTGCAGAAGAATTTAATGCTGGAGGTACTAGGCTTCCGTATAAACAATCTGATGTTGGTGTTATCGTTGGTTTTGGAGGTAGCCCAACTTTAAGTGTTTCTCAAAGCTCGTTAGATACTCAATACCTGAAGATTTATCCAAATCCAGTAAATGGGAATTTCTTAAATATATCGCTAAAAAACAAGGCTTTAGGACGTATTTATATTTTAGATATGATGGGTAAAATAGTGATGGAATCTGTTATAGAAAATAATACTGGAAGTATAGATGTTAGTGATTTATATAAAGGTATTTATGCTTTAAGGGTACAGGGTGATACAAAACTGTTTGTTAAATAA
- a CDS encoding ATP-binding cassette domain-containing protein: MAVMQKFGLKKQLLDLVPCQIKIKMNNNVNQVIFIMGVSGCGKSTIVRLLSDKLNIPFF; encoded by the coding sequence ATGGCTGTTATGCAGAAGTTTGGTTTAAAGAAGCAATTGTTGGACCTGGTTCCATGCCAAATAAAAATTAAAATGAATAATAATGTAAACCAGGTCATTTTTATAATGGGCGTTTCAGGTTGTGGAAAGAGCACCATAGTAAGGTTGTTATCTGATAAACTTAATATTCCTTTTTTTTGA
- a CDS encoding polysaccharide lyase family 7 protein codes for MKLKKIKTVSKLFLFFWLALFFYSCFNTSKESNTEVAKPIIYPSDLIPFMDEFTILCGDGKSIKDLVKVEHKDFFYVSNDGKTDWVVYKTPNSGITSKNTSNTRTELGQKKQWKVETGGKLTGTLKVMHVSTSGDARVAASYSVVVGQIHGTEGHENEPLKIFYKKFPGHKKGSVYWNYEINTEGDNSKRWDFSTPVWGYDMSVVGSSPTSYPDEPKDGIELGETFSYEINVFEGMMYLTFKSEGHETKKFTKNLLKSDFTSKAEIPQQILTLYASIGRDGVEKANAYAGELQNFKQGAYNQANGKDPDENMVWHTGSETYNGDIVKQYANGCYAEVWFKEAIVGPGSMPNKN; via the coding sequence ATGAAACTCAAAAAAATTAAAACAGTATCAAAATTATTTCTATTTTTTTGGCTTGCATTATTTTTTTATAGTTGCTTCAATACTTCTAAAGAGTCTAATACTGAAGTAGCAAAACCCATAATTTATCCAAGTGATCTGATTCCTTTTATGGACGAGTTTACTATTTTATGCGGCGATGGTAAAAGCATTAAAGATTTAGTAAAAGTGGAACATAAAGATTTTTTCTATGTTTCCAATGATGGAAAAACAGATTGGGTAGTTTATAAAACACCTAATTCGGGTATAACTTCTAAAAACACGAGTAATACACGTACAGAGTTAGGACAGAAAAAACAATGGAAAGTCGAAACCGGTGGAAAATTAACAGGAACATTAAAAGTGATGCATGTTTCCACTTCGGGCGATGCCAGGGTAGCGGCTTCTTACTCTGTTGTAGTTGGACAGATTCATGGTACGGAAGGGCATGAAAATGAACCTTTAAAAATATTCTATAAAAAATTTCCAGGCCATAAAAAGGGTTCTGTTTACTGGAATTATGAAATTAATACAGAAGGTGATAATTCTAAACGATGGGATTTTTCTACTCCAGTTTGGGGATATGATATGTCTGTTGTCGGTTCAAGTCCTACTTCATATCCAGATGAGCCAAAGGATGGTATCGAATTAGGTGAAACGTTTAGTTATGAAATAAATGTTTTTGAAGGCATGATGTACCTTACCTTTAAAAGTGAGGGTCATGAAACCAAAAAGTTCACTAAAAATTTATTAAAATCAGATTTTACAAGTAAGGCAGAAATTCCTCAACAAATATTAACACTTTATGCATCTATAGGCCGTGATGGGGTAGAAAAGGCAAATGCCTATGCAGGCGAGTTGCAGAATTTTAAGCAAGGCGCATATAACCAAGCAAACGGAAAAGATCCTGATGAAAACATGGTTTGGCATACAGGCTCAGAAACTTATAATGGCGATATAGTAAAACAATACGCTAATGGCTGTTATGCAGAAGTTTGGTTTAAAGAAGCAATTGTTGGACCTGGTTCCATGCCAAATAAAAATTAA